A region from the Benincasa hispida cultivar B227 chromosome 8, ASM972705v1, whole genome shotgun sequence genome encodes:
- the LOC120083865 gene encoding probable inactive poly [ADP-ribose] polymerase SRO5: MENNQDQCRLHFQQFGNDHRLENGVEALMPSSKTLGNHDFSDRFSDAGDSSTGPDQDSVVSDSESGISGPSMEHLEWINEGLVKLVEENKIYDLIKRRFVTGFGLLGPQITVSSVYKNSHSTHIGQARLHTFQIYSQAVEKKNGGNANVKYAWLGASKDQINSILVYGFSHCNKPESSQFLGCGIYLSPDNHPLESLEDTVVDEDGLRHLLLCRVILGNSELVHPGSRQNHPSSEAFDSGADNLFAPEKYVVWSTHMNTHILPEYLISFRTPPRLKGTLKAKQPFRMPTSPWMPFPSLISVLSKFLPAPEIAMITKFHKDHRDHKISRHELIKRVRQIAGDKLLIHVIKSFRTKESNGDVGFEGKRSRNGESNGQKAAGSVDLPILLE, translated from the exons ATGGAGAACAATCAGGATCAATGTCGGTTACATTTTCAGCAATTTGGGAACGATCACCGTCTTGAGAATGGAGTTGAGGCTTTAATGCCTTCTTCCAAGACTTTAGGAAACCATGATTTCTCCGATCGATTCTCCGACGCCGGAGATTCTTCGACTGGTCCTGATCAGGACTCGGTGGTTTCGGATTCTGAAAGTGGGATTTCAGGGCCGAGTATGGAGCACTTGGAATGGATCAATGAGGGCTTGGTAAAACttgttgaagaaaataaaatttacgaCCTAATCAAGAGAAGATTCGTTACTGGTTTCGGATTACTTGGTCCGCAAATCACGGTCTCCTCCGTTTACAAGAATAGTCATTCGACTCATATTGGGCAAGCCCGTTTGCACACGTTTCAGATTTACTCGCAAGCAGTAGAGAAGAAGAATGGGGGTAATGCCAATGTCAAATACGCTTGGTTGGGGGCTTCTAAAGATCAAATCAATAGCATTCTGGTCTATGGTTTCTCCCATTGCAACAAACCCGAGAGTTCGCAGTTTCTTGGCTGTGGCATTTATCTCTCCCCTGATAATCATCCTCTAGAAAG tcTGGAAGATACTGTTGTTGATGAAGATGGTTTAAGGCATTTGTTACTCTGCCGTGTAATATTGGGGAATTCCGAGCTTGTGCATCCTGGTTCTAGACAGAATCATCCAAGTTCTGAAGCTTTTGATTCTGGTGCTGATAATCTCTTTGCACCAGAGAAATACGTAGTTTGGAGTACACACATGAACACCCACATCTTGCCTGAGTATCTCATCAGTTTCAGAACTCCTCCTCGCTTGAAAG gAACTTTAAAGGCTAAACAGCCTTTCAGAATGCCAACCTCCCCTTGGATGCCATTTCCGTCTCTGATTTCTGTTCTCTCTAAGTTTCTGCCTGCTCCTGAAATTGCCATGATTACCAAGTTCCATAAAGACCACAGG GATCATAAGATTTCAAGACATGAGTTGATTAAGCGAGTGAGGCAGATAGCGGGGGACAAGCTGTTGATACATGTAATCAAATCATTCAGGACAAAG gAAAGTAATGGGGATGTTGGATTTGAAGGAAAGAGAAGCAGAAATGGAGAAAGCAATGGACAGAAAGCAGCTGGGAGTGTAGATTTACCAATTTTGTTAGAGTAG